The Nitrosospira lacus genome window below encodes:
- a CDS encoding DUF5666 domain-containing protein produces the protein MMYSGQANATNMCNAGGSPVNPVVVAKTGKKDAGPPVATSGIGGRGALAKSGVGGTGAVTDRSGMGGTGIKEGGIGGTGQMVNDGGIGGTGIIGVITGFASVCVNGVEIQYDATTPVSVDGRPSTAHDLAVGQVIVVRAHGVGTEVTARNIAVVHAVVGPISSVNAASGELHVLGQTVHAKEHGNLANFKTGDWVRVSGHRLANGDVTASRIEPSQQLAEARINGHVTQVDANGFVVDGARVNLDKQSLPTSIARGAEVSVSGHWDGTSLRAHHVQVEPSRDSMGRVEHIVIEGYVHASHGRELDLGIRKVTLDSNLQILGGSADDLKPNQHIQVSGRVGEDQRVTVDRVEVRHERPDQGEERRDRSLRSSNDGRVRDDSKKESERESGRDRSSDSDSRSSGSSGSSRHESEQRSGTEQRSERSDSSGSQGSSGREPIERPSDFQPSGGSRDHDGHHGGHLDR, from the coding sequence ATGATGTATTCTGGTCAGGCGAATGCAACAAACATGTGCAACGCTGGCGGCTCGCCGGTTAATCCCGTGGTGGTTGCCAAAACTGGCAAAAAGGATGCGGGCCCACCAGTTGCCACATCCGGTATAGGTGGGAGGGGTGCCTTGGCAAAATCCGGCGTCGGCGGCACGGGTGCTGTCACCGATCGCTCCGGGATGGGAGGCACTGGAATCAAGGAAGGAGGTATTGGCGGTACCGGGCAAATGGTAAACGACGGTGGTATTGGGGGCACGGGTATTATCGGCGTCATTACAGGATTTGCGAGTGTCTGCGTAAATGGGGTCGAGATTCAATATGACGCCACTACCCCGGTATCTGTGGATGGCCGGCCATCGACAGCACACGATCTTGCAGTCGGGCAAGTCATTGTAGTACGGGCCCATGGCGTAGGTACGGAAGTTACGGCACGTAATATTGCGGTAGTCCATGCAGTCGTCGGCCCAATCAGCAGCGTGAATGCCGCGTCTGGAGAACTGCATGTGCTCGGCCAGACGGTACATGCAAAAGAGCATGGCAATCTTGCGAACTTTAAAACAGGTGATTGGGTGCGGGTAAGCGGGCACCGGCTCGCCAATGGTGACGTGACCGCCTCACGTATCGAACCGAGCCAGCAGCTTGCAGAAGCCCGGATAAATGGCCATGTCACTCAAGTTGATGCCAACGGATTTGTTGTCGACGGAGCCCGGGTCAATCTTGATAAGCAATCATTGCCAACCAGCATAGCCCGCGGCGCAGAAGTGTCGGTTAGCGGTCATTGGGATGGGACGAGTCTGCGAGCACACCATGTACAGGTTGAACCCTCACGCGATAGCATGGGCCGCGTCGAACATATCGTGATCGAGGGATATGTACATGCATCGCACGGGCGCGAGCTTGATCTGGGCATTAGGAAGGTGACCCTCGATTCAAATTTGCAGATTCTGGGTGGCAGCGCGGATGACTTAAAGCCTAATCAGCATATACAAGTGAGTGGGCGTGTTGGGGAGGATCAACGCGTGACCGTGGATCGTGTCGAAGTCAGGCATGAACGGCCGGACCAAGGCGAGGAGCGGAGAGATAGAAGCCTCCGTAGCAGCAATGACGGAAGAGTGAGAGATGACTCGAAGAAGGAATCGGAAAGAGAGTCAGGCAGAGACCGTTCATCCGATTCCGATTCACGTTCATCAGGCTCATCGGGTTCATCTAGACACGAATCAGAGCAGCGATCGGGGACTGAACAGAGATCAGAACGTTCGGATTCTTCCGGGTCTCAAGGGTCGTCAGGACGTGAACCGATAGAACGGCCGAGCGATTTCCAACCTTCGGGGGGTTCACGCGACCACGACGGACATCATGGCGGACACCTTGATAGATAA
- a CDS encoding transporter yields MTVPYLNITGPGNILGPGIGGIDGAGGIGGGGGGGGGVFACGEDRRRGADKPEDDGTCTDTGAGGTPATNAVTRRTESGLGDLVAGFTYNLLDHKPSGLVFDITGRIKIPTASAARGLGSGKLDYAVQGDLIKSISQFSVFTSFGYRILGDPSGVIFHNVFYGAAGLGYKLSSTSLLGTSFNIGQSPLRLQDSRDLSVYFTHRVGENFRFNVYGLKGFSERSPDWGSGVTLRYVF; encoded by the coding sequence TTGACAGTTCCTTACCTTAACATCACCGGCCCGGGCAATATACTTGGACCCGGTATTGGCGGTATCGATGGTGCCGGCGGGATTGGCGGTGGTGGAGGAGGTGGCGGCGGGGTTTTTGCCTGTGGTGAAGACAGGCGCAGAGGAGCAGACAAACCTGAGGACGATGGCACTTGCACAGATACCGGCGCAGGGGGCACGCCAGCCACAAATGCGGTCACCCGGCGGACAGAGTCAGGTTTAGGTGATCTTGTTGCCGGATTTACCTATAATTTATTGGATCACAAGCCCTCCGGACTCGTGTTTGATATCACAGGCAGAATAAAGATCCCGACAGCCAGTGCCGCTCGCGGTCTAGGCAGCGGCAAACTGGATTATGCAGTGCAGGGCGATCTCATCAAGAGCATATCCCAGTTCAGCGTTTTCACTTCTTTCGGCTACAGGATACTTGGCGATCCGTCAGGCGTTATTTTCCACAACGTTTTTTATGGCGCGGCGGGTCTAGGATACAAACTATCGTCAACATCATTGCTCGGCACCAGTTTCAACATTGGCCAATCCCCACTCCGACTGCAAGACTCAAGAGATCTGTCTGTCTATTTTACGCATAGAGTCGGTGAGAATTTTCGGTTCAACGTTTATGGATTAAAGGGGTTTTCGGAGCGCAGTCCCGATTGGGGTTCCGGTGTTACCTTACGCTACGTATTTTAA